Proteins encoded in a region of the Podarcis muralis chromosome 2, rPodMur119.hap1.1, whole genome shotgun sequence genome:
- the STAC3 gene encoding SH3 and cysteine-rich domain-containing protein 3 isoform X1, which produces MTEKEILEPPASPTSEGGKSTEGLQRLKQLFQRKPNEEPAPEEPQANGELVSPSGGPIYYIYEEEEEDEEEEEPEPPPEPEKPVNDRPHKFKDHYFKKPKFCDVCARMIVLNNKYGLRCKNCKTHIHHSCQHYVEFQRCFGKIPPGFRRAYSSPLYGAEQLSGANRSDPVFETLRTGVVMANKERKKGQDDKKNPLAAMMEEETEAPKNEGGQPEAGNPEAQKAEKNAPDDKNKKQQTGFQQSHYFIALYRFKALEKDDLDFHPGDKIAIVDDSNEEWWRGKKIGEIGDKIGYFPPNFIIRVRAGERVHKVMRSFVGNKEIGQITLKKDQIVVQKGEELNGYVKVYTGRKVGLFPVDFLQEI; this is translated from the exons ATGACAGAAAAAGAAATTCTTGAGCCACCTGCATCACCCACATCTGAAGGGGGGAAATCGACTGAAGGG CTGCAGCGGCTAAAGCAGCTTTTCCAACGCAAGCCCAATGAGGAGCCTGCCCCAGAGGAACCACAGGCCAATGGGGAGCTGGTCAGCCCCTCTGGAGGACCCATCTACTACATctatgaagaggaggaagaggatgaagaggaggaggagcctgagCCACCACCTGAGCCAGAGAAACCAGTTAACGACAGACCTCACAAATTCAAGGATCATTACTTCAAAAAACCCAAGTTTTGCGACGTCTGTGCCCGCATGATTGTCC tCAATAACAAATACGGCCTGCGTTGCAAGAACTGCAAAACCCACATCCACCACAGCTGCCAACACTATGTGGAGTTCCAGCGCTGCTTTGGCAAGATT CCCCCAGGTTTCCGTCGTGCTTACAGCTCTCCATTATACGGTGCCGaacaactttctggtg CAAACCGAAGTGACCCTGTGTTTGAGACGCTGCGGACAGGTGTTGTCATGGCAAACAAGGAGCGCAAGAAAGGGCAGGATGACAAAAAGAAC CCATTGGCTGCTATGATGGAGGAGGAAACAGAGGCCCCTAAAAATGAGGGTGGCCAACCTGAGGCAG GAAATCCAGAAGCACAGAAGGCTGAGAAGAATGCCCCTGATGATAAG AATAAGAAGCAGCAAACTGGGTTCCAGCAGTCTCACTACTTCATTGCACTCTATCGCTTCAAAGCTTTGGAGAAGGATGACCTGGATTTTCA CCCGGGGGACAAAATTGCCATTGTTGACGACTCCAATGAAGAATGGTGGCGG GGCAAGAAGATTGGAGAGATTGGCGATAAAATTGGATACTTCCCACCAAACTTTATTATCCGGGTACGTGCAGGAGAACGGGTACACAAAGTGATGCGGTCCTTTGTGGGCAACAAAGAGATTGGGCAGATCACACTAAAAAAGGATCAG ATTGTGGTGCAGAAAGGTGAGGAGCTGAATGGGTACGTGAAAGTCTACACTGGCCGCAAGGTGGGGCTCTTCCCTGTCGACTTCCTGCAGGAGATCTGA
- the STAC3 gene encoding SH3 and cysteine-rich domain-containing protein 3 isoform X2, which yields MTEKEILEPPASPTSEGGKSTEGPNEEPAPEEPQANGELVSPSGGPIYYIYEEEEEDEEEEEPEPPPEPEKPVNDRPHKFKDHYFKKPKFCDVCARMIVLNNKYGLRCKNCKTHIHHSCQHYVEFQRCFGKIPPGFRRAYSSPLYGAEQLSGANRSDPVFETLRTGVVMANKERKKGQDDKKNPLAAMMEEETEAPKNEGGQPEAGNPEAQKAEKNAPDDKNKKQQTGFQQSHYFIALYRFKALEKDDLDFHPGDKIAIVDDSNEEWWRGKKIGEIGDKIGYFPPNFIIRVRAGERVHKVMRSFVGNKEIGQITLKKDQIVVQKGEELNGYVKVYTGRKVGLFPVDFLQEI from the exons ATGACAGAAAAAGAAATTCTTGAGCCACCTGCATCACCCACATCTGAAGGGGGGAAATCGACTGAAGGG CCCAATGAGGAGCCTGCCCCAGAGGAACCACAGGCCAATGGGGAGCTGGTCAGCCCCTCTGGAGGACCCATCTACTACATctatgaagaggaggaagaggatgaagaggaggaggagcctgagCCACCACCTGAGCCAGAGAAACCAGTTAACGACAGACCTCACAAATTCAAGGATCATTACTTCAAAAAACCCAAGTTTTGCGACGTCTGTGCCCGCATGATTGTCC tCAATAACAAATACGGCCTGCGTTGCAAGAACTGCAAAACCCACATCCACCACAGCTGCCAACACTATGTGGAGTTCCAGCGCTGCTTTGGCAAGATT CCCCCAGGTTTCCGTCGTGCTTACAGCTCTCCATTATACGGTGCCGaacaactttctggtg CAAACCGAAGTGACCCTGTGTTTGAGACGCTGCGGACAGGTGTTGTCATGGCAAACAAGGAGCGCAAGAAAGGGCAGGATGACAAAAAGAAC CCATTGGCTGCTATGATGGAGGAGGAAACAGAGGCCCCTAAAAATGAGGGTGGCCAACCTGAGGCAG GAAATCCAGAAGCACAGAAGGCTGAGAAGAATGCCCCTGATGATAAG AATAAGAAGCAGCAAACTGGGTTCCAGCAGTCTCACTACTTCATTGCACTCTATCGCTTCAAAGCTTTGGAGAAGGATGACCTGGATTTTCA CCCGGGGGACAAAATTGCCATTGTTGACGACTCCAATGAAGAATGGTGGCGG GGCAAGAAGATTGGAGAGATTGGCGATAAAATTGGATACTTCCCACCAAACTTTATTATCCGGGTACGTGCAGGAGAACGGGTACACAAAGTGATGCGGTCCTTTGTGGGCAACAAAGAGATTGGGCAGATCACACTAAAAAAGGATCAG ATTGTGGTGCAGAAAGGTGAGGAGCTGAATGGGTACGTGAAAGTCTACACTGGCCGCAAGGTGGGGCTCTTCCCTGTCGACTTCCTGCAGGAGATCTGA
- the STAC3 gene encoding SH3 and cysteine-rich domain-containing protein 3 isoform X3 gives MANKERKKGQDDKKNPLAAMMEEETEAPKNEGGQPEAGNPEAQKAEKNAPDDKNKKQQTGFQQSHYFIALYRFKALEKDDLDFHPGDKIAIVDDSNEEWWRGKKIGEIGDKIGYFPPNFIIRVRAGERVHKVMRSFVGNKEIGQITLKKDQIVVQKGEELNGYVKVYTGRKVGLFPVDFLQEI, from the exons ATGGCAAACAAGGAGCGCAAGAAAGGGCAGGATGACAAAAAGAAC CCATTGGCTGCTATGATGGAGGAGGAAACAGAGGCCCCTAAAAATGAGGGTGGCCAACCTGAGGCAG GAAATCCAGAAGCACAGAAGGCTGAGAAGAATGCCCCTGATGATAAG AATAAGAAGCAGCAAACTGGGTTCCAGCAGTCTCACTACTTCATTGCACTCTATCGCTTCAAAGCTTTGGAGAAGGATGACCTGGATTTTCA CCCGGGGGACAAAATTGCCATTGTTGACGACTCCAATGAAGAATGGTGGCGG GGCAAGAAGATTGGAGAGATTGGCGATAAAATTGGATACTTCCCACCAAACTTTATTATCCGGGTACGTGCAGGAGAACGGGTACACAAAGTGATGCGGTCCTTTGTGGGCAACAAAGAGATTGGGCAGATCACACTAAAAAAGGATCAG ATTGTGGTGCAGAAAGGTGAGGAGCTGAATGGGTACGTGAAAGTCTACACTGGCCGCAAGGTGGGGCTCTTCCCTGTCGACTTCCTGCAGGAGATCTGA